One window of the Ureibacillus sp. FSL W7-1570 genome contains the following:
- the cysK gene encoding cysteine synthase A, producing MSKLYNSITELVGRTPIVKLNHQTTEDEGTVWVKLEYFNPGSSVKDRIALAMIEAAEKDGRLKPGGTIIEPTSGNTGIGLAMIAAAKGYRAILVMPETMSIERRKLLRAYGAELVLTPGPEGMKGAIAKATALAEENGYFMPQQFENPANAEIHRLTTGPEIVEAFENSGVQLDAFVAGVGTGGTITGAGEVLKEKFPNIEIIAVEPKDSPVLSGGKPGSHKIQGIGAGFVPEVLNTEVYNSVFPVENEQAFETARKVGREEGILCGISSGAAIYAAIQTAKRLGKGSNVLAIVPSNGERYLSTALYNFED from the coding sequence ATGAGCAAATTATATAATTCTATTACTGAATTAGTAGGTCGTACACCAATCGTAAAATTAAATCATCAAACAACTGAAGATGAAGGAACAGTTTGGGTGAAATTGGAATATTTCAACCCAGGAAGTTCAGTTAAAGACCGTATTGCTTTAGCGATGATTGAAGCGGCTGAAAAAGACGGCCGATTAAAACCAGGCGGCACAATTATCGAACCAACTTCAGGAAACACTGGTATCGGGCTTGCAATGATCGCTGCCGCAAAAGGTTACCGCGCAATTTTAGTAATGCCTGAAACAATGAGTATCGAACGCCGTAAATTGCTTCGCGCTTATGGTGCTGAATTGGTATTAACACCTGGTCCTGAAGGTATGAAAGGTGCCATTGCAAAAGCAACAGCTCTTGCAGAAGAAAATGGTTATTTCATGCCACAACAATTTGAAAACCCTGCAAACGCAGAAATCCACCGTTTAACTACAGGTCCTGAAATTGTGGAAGCATTTGAAAATTCAGGAGTACAATTGGATGCCTTTGTTGCTGGGGTTGGTACTGGCGGTACAATCACAGGTGCCGGGGAAGTGTTAAAAGAAAAATTCCCTAACATTGAAATTATTGCGGTTGAACCTAAAGATTCACCAGTATTATCCGGCGGTAAACCAGGTTCACACAAAATCCAAGGTATTGGTGCAGGCTTCGTACCGGAAGTATTAAATACTGAAGTTTACAATTCTGTATTCCCGGTAGAAAATGAACAAGCCTTCGAAACAGCTCGTAAAGTAGGCCGTGAAGAAGGTATTTTATGCGGTATTTCTTCAGGTGCTGCCATCTACGCAGCAATCCAAACGGCAAAACGCTTAGGCAAAGGTTCCAACGTTCTAGCAATTGTTCCATCTAACGGTGAACGTTACTTATCAACAGCTTTATACAACTTTGAAGACTAA
- the folP gene encoding dihydropteroate synthase: MLSKYPKPLMINNIELDYTKETFVMGILNVTPDSFSDGGKYNSLDAAIEHAKQMVQDGAKIIDVGGESTRPGYTRISDEEEIARVVPVIKALREEVPAIISIDTYKSAVARAAIEAGAHIINDIWGAKADPEMAKVASQYNVPIILMHNREDANYTNYFEDFLNDLKESIEIVKAAGVPDEHIILDPGIGFVKNLQQSIETMQRLDELVEWGYPVLLATSRKRLIGTILGLPLHERVEGTAATCAYGVMKGCHIVRVHDVKEVARTVKMMDALMGKFEVKGELPERH; this comes from the coding sequence ATGTTATCGAAATATCCTAAACCGTTAATGATTAATAATATAGAGCTCGATTATACAAAAGAGACTTTCGTGATGGGGATTTTAAATGTGACGCCGGATTCATTTTCTGACGGAGGGAAGTACAATTCCCTTGATGCAGCTATAGAGCATGCCAAACAAATGGTGCAAGATGGCGCGAAAATCATTGATGTCGGCGGTGAGTCGACCCGTCCTGGATATACCCGCATTTCGGATGAGGAAGAGATTGCCCGTGTCGTTCCGGTCATAAAAGCATTGAGAGAAGAAGTACCGGCCATCATATCCATTGATACTTATAAATCGGCTGTTGCCCGGGCTGCCATTGAAGCGGGTGCGCATATCATTAATGACATATGGGGTGCAAAGGCGGATCCGGAAATGGCCAAAGTCGCTTCCCAGTATAACGTTCCCATCATTTTGATGCACAATCGGGAGGATGCGAATTACACCAATTACTTTGAGGATTTTTTAAATGACTTAAAGGAAAGTATTGAGATCGTCAAAGCTGCCGGCGTGCCGGATGAGCATATCATTCTGGATCCGGGTATCGGCTTTGTGAAGAACTTGCAGCAAAGCATTGAAACAATGCAGCGATTGGACGAGCTCGTCGAATGGGGATATCCGGTGTTGTTAGCCACATCAAGAAAACGGCTGATCGGTACGATTTTGGGACTGCCGTTGCATGAACGGGTTGAGGGTACAGCCGCCACATGTGCATATGGTGTCATGAAAGGTTGCCATATCGTTCGGGTCCACGATGTGAAGGAAGTGGCAAGAACGGTGAAAATGATGGATGCTTTGATGGGAAAATTTGAAGTGAAGGGTGAACTCCCTGAAAGACATTAA
- the folB gene encoding dihydroneopterin aldolase, whose protein sequence is MDYIHLRDMQFYGYHGVLPEETVLGQRFRVTVSLAVNTRKAGETDDLQYTVNYVEVYELCKSIMEGKPYQLIEAAAEAIASTILEKYEGQVFGCKVELVKPDPPIPGHYKEVAVEIVRGHYSE, encoded by the coding sequence ATGGATTATATTCATTTGAGAGATATGCAATTTTATGGATATCACGGTGTGTTGCCCGAAGAAACGGTGTTGGGTCAACGGTTCCGGGTGACGGTATCCCTTGCGGTAAATACAAGAAAAGCAGGAGAAACCGACGATTTGCAATATACAGTGAATTATGTGGAAGTGTATGAATTATGCAAATCCATTATGGAAGGAAAACCTTATCAATTGATTGAAGCTGCAGCGGAGGCGATTGCTTCAACCATTTTGGAAAAATACGAAGGACAAGTGTTTGGATGCAAAGTGGAACTCGTTAAACCGGATCCGCCAATTCCAGGACATTATAAGGAAGTGGCGGTCGAAATTGTAAGGGGTCATTACAGTGAATGA
- the folK gene encoding 2-amino-4-hydroxy-6-hydroxymethyldihydropteridine diphosphokinase, giving the protein MNDVYLSLGTNMGDREENLKAAIELLRRKAGIFVQKISPVYETAPVGYVDQPSFLNIAIYARTTLTPFELLEACQSIENELGRVRTIRWGPRTIDLDILLYNNDNIETENLIIPHPRMFERAFVLVPLKDVARKPFTEKLVQAEAALKDMDLEKEGIRKWKDSISL; this is encoded by the coding sequence GTGAATGATGTTTATTTATCTTTAGGAACCAACATGGGAGACCGGGAAGAAAATTTAAAAGCGGCAATTGAATTGCTTCGACGGAAAGCGGGGATTTTTGTCCAAAAGATATCTCCCGTATATGAAACGGCGCCAGTAGGATATGTTGATCAACCCTCCTTTTTAAATATTGCGATTTATGCCCGTACAACTTTAACTCCATTTGAATTGTTGGAAGCGTGCCAGTCCATTGAAAATGAATTGGGGCGCGTAAGGACAATCCGATGGGGACCAAGGACCATTGACCTTGACATTTTATTGTATAATAACGACAATATTGAAACGGAGAATTTAATCATTCCCCATCCGCGGATGTTTGAAAGAGCCTTTGTGCTCGTTCCGCTGAAAGATGTGGCAAGGAAGCCATTCACTGAAAAACTGGTTCAAGCGGAAGCCGCATTAAAGGACATGGATCTTGAAAAAGAAGGCATCCGGAAGTGGAAGGATTCGATCTCTTTGTAA
- the dusB gene encoding tRNA dihydrouridine synthase DusB, translating into MNEKKPFQIGNIVMANRVVLAPMAGVSNVAFRLTVKEFGAGLVYAEMISDKGLVTRNKKTLEMLYIDEREKPIALQIFGGEKETLVEAAKFVDQYTNADIIDINMGCPVNKVIKCEAGAKWLLNPEKVYEMVAAVVDAVNKPVTVKMRIGWDDEHIFAVENAQAIERAGGSAVAVHGRTRVQMYEGKADWNVIRQVKEHVNIPVIGNGDVETPQDAKRMLDETGVDAVMIGRAALGNPWMIYRTVQYLETGELKPEPSVREKIDVCLLHFERLIQLKGEYVAVREMRKHAAWYLKGIRGNGNVRNAINQVETADEMRAILLGVVEQWEEQPQPEFLVV; encoded by the coding sequence TTGAATGAGAAAAAGCCTTTTCAAATTGGGAATATTGTGATGGCAAACCGCGTGGTGCTGGCTCCAATGGCGGGAGTAAGCAACGTGGCTTTTAGACTCACGGTGAAGGAATTTGGGGCGGGTCTCGTTTACGCTGAAATGATCAGCGATAAAGGATTGGTTACCCGCAACAAGAAAACGTTGGAGATGCTTTATATAGATGAAAGGGAAAAACCGATTGCCCTGCAGATTTTCGGAGGAGAAAAGGAGACCCTTGTGGAAGCGGCCAAATTTGTCGATCAATATACAAATGCGGATATCATTGACATTAATATGGGCTGCCCTGTAAACAAGGTCATTAAATGTGAAGCGGGTGCAAAATGGTTGTTGAATCCGGAAAAAGTGTATGAAATGGTGGCGGCGGTTGTGGATGCGGTGAACAAGCCGGTGACGGTAAAAATGCGCATCGGTTGGGATGATGAACATATCTTTGCTGTTGAAAATGCGCAAGCCATTGAAAGAGCTGGCGGCAGCGCCGTAGCCGTACACGGACGGACAAGGGTTCAAATGTACGAAGGGAAAGCCGATTGGAATGTGATTCGCCAAGTAAAGGAACATGTCAACATCCCAGTCATAGGCAATGGTGACGTGGAAACGCCGCAAGATGCCAAACGCATGTTGGATGAAACCGGCGTTGATGCCGTGATGATCGGTCGGGCTGCGCTAGGAAATCCATGGATGATTTATCGAACAGTGCAATACCTGGAAACCGGCGAGTTGAAACCGGAGCCGTCCGTTCGGGAAAAAATCGATGTTTGTTTATTGCATTTTGAACGCCTCATCCAATTAAAAGGGGAATATGTGGCCGTACGGGAAATGCGTAAACATGCAGCTTGGTATTTAAAAGGAATCCGCGGCAACGGCAATGTTCGAAATGCGATTAATCAAGTGGAAACAGCGGATGAAATGCGTGCCATTTTACTCGGTGTAGTGGAACAATGGGAAGAACAGCCGCAACCGGAGTTTCTGGTTGTATAG
- a CDS encoding DinB family protein, which produces MYRKIDDFIKDWKVNCAGTIAIMESITEDKKHVSIVEGHNSLEFLSWHLTNAPSFFFGLIGQPLNVQLNPSTPPQTIKDIIYEYKKVSDEVVKNVKNLKDESLEKEVDMLGKPTPIGEILRSLVDHQTHHRAQMQVLLRQAGLPVPGVMGPTKEQSKA; this is translated from the coding sequence ATGTATCGCAAAATTGATGACTTCATCAAAGATTGGAAAGTCAATTGTGCCGGAACCATTGCCATTATGGAATCCATCACGGAAGATAAAAAACATGTTTCCATTGTGGAAGGCCACAATTCCCTTGAGTTCCTAAGTTGGCATTTGACGAATGCCCCTTCTTTCTTCTTCGGTTTAATCGGTCAGCCGTTGAATGTACAGCTTAATCCGTCCACACCCCCGCAGACAATAAAAGATATCATCTATGAATATAAAAAAGTAAGCGATGAAGTTGTTAAGAATGTAAAAAACTTAAAGGATGAATCATTGGAAAAAGAAGTGGACATGCTCGGAAAACCGACGCCTATTGGTGAAATACTCCGCTCATTGGTCGATCATCAAACCCATCACCGCGCGCAAATGCAAGTATTATTGAGACAAGCCGGTTTGCCTGTCCCTGGCGTCATGGGACCGACAAAAGAACAATCAAAGGCGTAA
- the lysS gene encoding lysine--tRNA ligase encodes MKDVSNIEELNDQLLVRRQKLNDIRAKGIDPFGQRFERTHLSSGVREEFDAFTKEELEEKENEVIVAGRIMTKRGKGKAGFAHIQDVAGQIQIYVRQDRVGEEAYDLFKHADLGDIVGVRGVVFKTNTGELSVKANEFTFLSKSLRPMPEKFHGLQDVEQRYRQRYLDLMTNPQSKETFITRSKIIRSIRNFLDGQGYLEVETPILHTVAGGAAARPFITHHNALDMDLYLRIALELHLKRLIVGGLEKVYEIGRVFRNEGISTRHNPEFTLLELYGAYLDFRDIMELTENLISHVAQEVLGTTKIQYGEDEIDLSPGWKRVHMVDAIKEVTGVDFWQPMTLEEARSLAKEHGVEIQDMHDVGHIINEFFEQKVEETLIQPTFVYGHPVEISPLAKKNAEDERFTDRFELFIVRREHANAFTELNDPIDQRERFEAQLAEKAAGNDEAHEMDEDFLEALEYGMPPTGGLGIGIDRLVMLLTNSQSIRDVLLFPTMRPRD; translated from the coding sequence GTGAAAGACGTGTCAAATATTGAAGAATTAAATGATCAGCTTTTGGTGAGACGCCAAAAGTTAAATGATATTCGTGCAAAGGGTATCGATCCATTTGGTCAACGTTTCGAACGCACACACTTGTCTTCTGGGGTTCGCGAAGAATTTGATGCATTTACAAAAGAAGAGTTGGAAGAAAAAGAGAATGAAGTAATTGTTGCTGGGCGTATCATGACAAAGCGTGGAAAAGGGAAAGCCGGATTTGCCCACATCCAAGATGTAGCTGGTCAAATTCAAATTTATGTACGTCAAGATCGGGTAGGGGAAGAAGCCTACGATTTATTTAAACATGCGGATTTGGGAGATATCGTTGGTGTTCGCGGAGTCGTTTTCAAAACAAATACCGGGGAACTTTCCGTAAAAGCGAATGAATTCACTTTCCTATCAAAATCATTGCGGCCAATGCCTGAGAAATTCCACGGGTTGCAGGACGTTGAACAACGCTATCGCCAACGTTATTTAGACTTGATGACAAATCCTCAAAGCAAAGAAACGTTTATTACTCGTTCCAAAATTATTCGTTCAATCCGCAACTTTTTAGATGGACAAGGTTATTTGGAAGTGGAAACACCAATTTTACACACAGTTGCCGGGGGCGCAGCAGCACGCCCATTCATTACCCATCATAATGCCTTGGATATGGATTTATACTTGCGCATTGCACTGGAATTGCATTTAAAACGTTTAATTGTAGGCGGACTCGAAAAAGTTTACGAAATTGGACGAGTATTCCGTAATGAAGGTATTTCAACACGTCACAATCCGGAATTTACGTTATTGGAACTATACGGTGCTTATTTGGATTTCCGCGATATTATGGAGCTTACGGAAAACTTGATTTCCCATGTAGCCCAAGAAGTGCTCGGCACAACAAAAATCCAATACGGGGAAGATGAAATCGACCTTTCACCAGGATGGAAACGGGTGCATATGGTGGATGCCATTAAAGAAGTAACGGGTGTGGACTTCTGGCAACCAATGACACTTGAAGAAGCAAGAAGCCTTGCAAAAGAGCATGGTGTGGAAATTCAAGATATGCATGATGTAGGCCATATCATTAACGAATTCTTCGAGCAAAAAGTGGAGGAAACATTAATCCAGCCGACATTTGTGTACGGTCATCCTGTTGAAATTTCTCCATTAGCGAAGAAAAATGCAGAAGATGAACGTTTCACGGATCGCTTTGAATTGTTCATCGTTCGCCGAGAACATGCCAATGCCTTTACAGAATTAAACGATCCAATCGACCAACGGGAACGTTTCGAAGCGCAATTAGCTGAAAAAGCTGCCGGAAACGATGAAGCACATGAAATGGATGAAGACTTCCTTGAAGCATTGGAATACGGTATGCCTCCAACTGGCGGTTTAGGGATCGGTATCGACCGTTTAGTGATGTTATTGACAAACTCTCAATCTATCCGTGACGTATTACTATTCCCAACAATGCGTCCAAGAGACTGA
- a CDS encoding LytTR family DNA-binding domain-containing protein: MKCVAISNKGLEQFNIILKDWIPKNASIALACEDSYIHYSPSVEHMHLTIGDKIHPDSVAARVMQTRMKTDLVIDCSIFGQPYFVMGYPIYLDQKEAALIIIFPSSYTPEKKETYKFLTGKQEDMWTPVPVEEITHIESLQKRTWFYANNEQFKTNFTLKELESKLPEFFIRIHRSYILNIYFIKNITKDITTNFIIQLKNGIELPVSQSYINDLRRVLEF, from the coding sequence ATGAAATGCGTTGCTATTTCAAATAAGGGGTTAGAGCAATTTAATATTATATTAAAAGATTGGATTCCCAAAAACGCATCCATTGCTTTGGCTTGCGAAGATTCTTACATTCATTACTCCCCAAGTGTTGAACATATGCATTTGACAATTGGGGATAAAATTCATCCTGACAGTGTAGCAGCCCGTGTGATGCAAACCCGTATGAAGACGGATCTTGTCATCGATTGTTCCATATTCGGGCAGCCATATTTCGTGATGGGTTATCCAATTTATTTGGATCAAAAAGAAGCGGCACTGATTATTATTTTCCCATCTTCCTATACACCAGAAAAAAAGGAAACTTATAAATTTTTAACGGGCAAACAGGAAGATATGTGGACACCTGTACCGGTCGAAGAAATTACACATATTGAAAGTTTGCAAAAACGGACTTGGTTTTATGCTAATAATGAACAATTTAAAACAAACTTTACATTAAAAGAATTGGAATCTAAGTTGCCTGAATTTTTTATTCGAATTCATCGTTCCTATATATTAAATATTTACTTTATTAAAAACATTACGAAGGACATCACAACCAACTTTATTATCCAACTGAAGAATGGTATCGAATTGCCTGTCAGCCAATCCTATATTAATGATTTGCGTAGAGTTCTTGAGTTTTGA
- the aceA gene encoding isocitrate lyase: protein MLSQQERKERVEALKKDWAENPRWKGIERPYSAEEVVKLQGSVVVEHTLAKRGAAKLWKLLHEEDFINALGALTGNQAVQQVKAGLKAIYLSGWQVAADANLAGQMYPDQSLYPANSVPAVVKRINQALQRADQIEHAEGRDDNFDWFAPIVADAEAGFGGPLNVFELVKAMIEAGAAGVHLEDQLASEKKCGHLGGKVLLPTQNAVRNLIAARLAADVMGVDTILIARTDADAADMVTSDIDPRDHEFITGERTPEGFFKTRAGIDQAIARGLAYAPYADLIWCETSKPSLEEARKFAEGIHSKFPGKMLAYNCSPSFNWKANLSDKEIAEFQREIAKMGYKFQFVTLAGFHTLNKSMFELAVEYKDQGMAAYSKLQQAEFDLEKKGYTATRHQREVGTGYFDEVSMVISGGTSSTTAMAGSTETEQFV from the coding sequence ATGTTATCACAACAAGAAAGAAAAGAAAGAGTAGAAGCGCTAAAAAAAGATTGGGCTGAAAATCCACGTTGGAAAGGCATTGAGCGCCCATACTCCGCAGAAGAAGTAGTAAAATTACAGGGGTCTGTAGTGGTTGAGCACACATTGGCAAAACGTGGTGCTGCAAAACTATGGAAACTACTTCATGAAGAAGATTTCATCAATGCATTAGGTGCATTGACTGGTAACCAAGCAGTACAACAAGTGAAAGCTGGGTTAAAAGCTATTTATCTATCAGGTTGGCAAGTAGCTGCTGACGCTAACTTGGCAGGTCAAATGTATCCAGACCAATCATTATATCCAGCTAACTCAGTTCCAGCTGTAGTAAAACGCATTAACCAAGCATTACAACGTGCTGATCAAATAGAACATGCTGAAGGCCGCGACGATAATTTTGACTGGTTTGCACCAATCGTTGCCGATGCAGAAGCAGGATTCGGCGGTCCGCTTAACGTGTTTGAATTAGTAAAAGCAATGATCGAAGCGGGTGCTGCTGGAGTACACTTGGAAGACCAATTGGCTTCTGAGAAAAAATGCGGTCACTTAGGCGGTAAAGTATTGCTTCCAACTCAAAACGCAGTTCGCAACCTTATCGCTGCACGTCTAGCTGCAGACGTAATGGGTGTAGATACAATCCTAATCGCTAGAACAGATGCTGATGCAGCGGATATGGTAACTAGCGATATCGACCCTCGTGACCATGAGTTCATCACAGGTGAACGTACACCAGAAGGATTCTTTAAAACAAGAGCAGGCATTGATCAAGCAATTGCCCGCGGTTTAGCTTACGCACCATACGCTGACTTAATCTGGTGTGAAACATCTAAACCATCATTAGAAGAAGCCCGTAAATTTGCTGAAGGAATCCATTCTAAATTCCCTGGCAAAATGCTAGCTTACAACTGCTCTCCATCTTTCAACTGGAAAGCAAATCTTTCAGACAAAGAGATTGCGGAATTCCAGCGTGAAATCGCGAAGATGGGTTACAAATTCCAATTCGTAACATTAGCAGGATTCCATACGCTCAACAAATCAATGTTCGAATTGGCTGTTGAATACAAAGATCAAGGTATGGCAGCTTACTCTAAACTACAACAAGCTGAGTTCGATCTTGAGAAAAAAGGTTACACAGCTACTAGACACCAACGTGAAGTTGGTACAGGTTACTTCGATGAAGTATCAATGGTTATTTCTGGCGGTACTTCTTCAACAACTGCGATGGCAGGTTCAACAGAAACTGAACAATTCGTATAA
- a CDS encoding alanine--glyoxylate aminotransferase family protein, with amino-acid sequence MRNKDILLIPGPTPVVDEIYDALSSETRGHTDPRFVEVYKNALEQTKQLFQTDGEVFVIAGSGTLAMEMAIVNTVGKGEHLLVISHGYFGDRFTQLAKAYDIQVDVLQSEWGKQVDPKLVEETLKSKQYKAVTITHADTSTGVFSDLDTLVPIIKRAGALVILDGVVATAAMDENMSKTYGHKDYKLDVVLTGSQKAIGIPPGLAIVAFNQTALKAREQLGRIPAYYCDIENWKPIMQDPSKYFATPPVNLIYAYNEALKMVLNEGMERREKRHIAYGRGIRAALRTYGMKPLAEEEVAAPTLSCIFYPEGVEDAAFRNKLASKGIVVAGSLAHLAGKAFRIGHMGNTTPDMLEKAIRTIGEVLQELGLAVNIEQAIEAFQKEMKQAVMN; translated from the coding sequence ATGCGAAATAAAGATATTCTACTAATTCCAGGACCGACTCCGGTAGTGGATGAAATTTATGATGCCCTATCCTCTGAAACAAGAGGACATACCGACCCGCGTTTTGTTGAAGTGTATAAAAATGCCTTGGAACAAACAAAACAATTGTTTCAGACGGATGGCGAAGTATTTGTCATTGCCGGATCAGGTACATTGGCCATGGAAATGGCGATCGTCAACACGGTGGGCAAAGGGGAACATTTACTCGTCATCAGCCATGGTTATTTTGGCGACCGTTTTACACAATTGGCAAAAGCTTATGATATTCAAGTGGATGTGTTGCAATCCGAGTGGGGGAAACAAGTAGATCCAAAATTAGTGGAAGAAACATTAAAAAGCAAACAATATAAGGCTGTAACTATTACGCACGCAGATACATCCACCGGCGTTTTTTCGGATTTGGATACATTGGTGCCGATTATTAAACGGGCTGGTGCCCTGGTCATTCTGGATGGGGTTGTGGCAACCGCAGCAATGGATGAAAACATGAGCAAAACATACGGACACAAGGATTATAAGCTGGATGTCGTGTTGACCGGTTCCCAAAAGGCGATTGGCATACCACCAGGTTTAGCCATTGTTGCGTTTAATCAAACGGCATTAAAGGCAAGGGAACAATTGGGACGGATTCCTGCTTACTATTGTGACATAGAAAATTGGAAGCCGATCATGCAAGATCCATCGAAATATTTTGCGACTCCACCGGTGAACTTGATTTATGCCTATAATGAAGCGTTGAAAATGGTCCTAAATGAAGGAATGGAAAGAAGGGAAAAACGCCATATCGCATATGGCCGGGGAATTCGGGCCGCATTGCGCACTTATGGAATGAAACCGTTGGCAGAAGAAGAGGTGGCCGCCCCTACCTTAAGTTGTATTTTCTATCCGGAAGGTGTGGAGGATGCCGCTTTTCGAAATAAACTTGCGTCAAAAGGAATCGTCGTTGCCGGTTCATTAGCCCATTTAGCCGGGAAAGCGTTCCGCATCGGTCATATGGGGAATACGACCCCTGACATGCTGGAGAAGGCAATTCGGACAATCGGGGAAGTGCTTCAGGAGCTGGGCCTTGCCGTAAATATTGAACAAGCGATTGAAGCTTTTCAAAAAGAAATGAAACAAGCCGTGATGAATTAG
- a CDS encoding glycosyltransferase family 2 protein, which translates to MERPIVIIPTLNPLPTFVHYINTLLELDIHQIVVVNDGSDSKYQPIFQEISAMNQCMVLHHDENKGKGRALKTGFGYVLNHFPKSHSVLTVGAHGQHTIDDVNLILQKMKLFSDGIILGVRNFRSKDLSFMNTIGQQAASWLFQLLFHRRILDTQTGLRSIPTKELPWLMKVPGNSYDYDINMLVEAIKRKIPIYEIPIGRAKIKKNSIIHYDEIVSTQKIIHQIIANFTKYNK; encoded by the coding sequence GTGGAACGGCCAATTGTGATCATACCGACTCTTAATCCCTTGCCGACATTCGTTCATTATATAAATACTTTATTAGAATTGGATATTCATCAAATTGTTGTCGTCAATGACGGCAGTGATTCGAAATACCAACCGATTTTCCAGGAAATTTCTGCGATGAATCAATGCATGGTATTACATCATGATGAAAATAAAGGAAAAGGCCGGGCGTTAAAGACAGGGTTTGGATATGTTTTAAACCATTTTCCCAAATCGCATTCCGTGTTGACGGTAGGGGCCCATGGACAACATACCATTGATGATGTAAACCTTATTTTGCAGAAGATGAAGTTATTTTCCGATGGTATTATATTAGGTGTGCGCAACTTCCGATCAAAAGATTTGTCCTTTATGAATACAATTGGCCAGCAAGCGGCTTCATGGCTGTTTCAATTACTATTCCATCGCCGGATTTTAGATACCCAGACGGGATTGCGTTCGATTCCGACAAAAGAATTGCCATGGTTGATGAAAGTGCCTGGAAATTCATATGATTATGACATCAATATGCTGGTGGAGGCAATTAAACGAAAAATCCCGATTTACGAAATCCCGATTGGACGGGCAAAAATAAAAAAGAATTCCATTATTCATTACGATGAAATTGTAAGCACTCAAAAAATCATTCACCAAATCATTGCAAATTTCACTAAGTACAATAAATAA